In the genome of Mucisphaera calidilacus, one region contains:
- a CDS encoding lysophospholipid acyltransferase family protein: MSKPASDTWSPSQRSAWWYQKFAATTCHLVAGTFGRVRTLNAPPPIADDKPLIIASNHPSWWDPMVGLVALLRYFPDRPAFVPIDPEGMNQHPIFPRVGFFPVAPNTARGARSLLRHGRAALETPGGLIWITPEGRFVDPGQRPLHLKPGTAALATRVPNATLLPATLDYRFGPNPRPDARILFGQPIEANNREPADVHEQLADNLTASLDRLAATPDDDPAWTTIFAPPDSITRRYYRLIKAYLSDPRAYDLMHLNGDAAHD, from the coding sequence ATGAGCAAACCGGCCAGCGACACATGGTCCCCGAGTCAGCGATCCGCGTGGTGGTACCAGAAGTTCGCCGCCACCACCTGCCACCTCGTCGCAGGGACCTTTGGCCGTGTGCGCACCCTCAACGCTCCGCCGCCCATCGCCGACGACAAGCCCCTCATCATCGCCTCCAACCACCCCTCGTGGTGGGACCCGATGGTGGGACTCGTCGCCCTGCTCCGCTACTTCCCCGATCGGCCCGCCTTCGTCCCGATCGACCCCGAGGGCATGAACCAGCACCCGATCTTCCCGCGTGTCGGCTTCTTCCCGGTCGCCCCCAACACCGCCCGAGGCGCTCGCTCCCTGCTCCGACACGGCCGCGCCGCGCTCGAAACACCCGGCGGCCTCATATGGATCACCCCCGAAGGACGCTTCGTTGATCCCGGCCAGCGCCCGCTTCATCTCAAGCCCGGCACCGCTGCGCTCGCGACCCGCGTGCCGAACGCCACACTCCTGCCCGCTACACTCGACTACCGCTTCGGCCCCAACCCCCGCCCCGACGCCAGGATCCTCTTCGGCCAGCCCATCGAAGCGAACAACCGGGAACCGGCCGACGTCCACGAGCAGCTCGCAGACAACCTGACCGCCAGCCTCGACCGGCTTGCCGCCACACCCGACGACGACCCCGCCTGGACCACCATCTTTGCCCCGCCCGACAGCATCACCCGGCGCTACTACCGACTCATCAAGGCCTATCTGAGCGATCCTCGCGCCTACGATTTAATGCACCTCAACGGAGACGCAGCTCATGACTGA
- a CDS encoding pseudouridine synthase, with the protein MSDAKPTDDPLRDSSHGVRLQKAMSRAGVASRRDCEALIEQGRVSVNGEVVRALPVWVDPQTDRIVVDGELLAKPRKGPKRAVVGFGHTYVMLHKPRGVISTTDDPQGRRRVTDLIDPGLARRVYPVGRLDADSTGLILLTDDGELTNRLTHPSYGVSKRYIVSVRGRLEEEDLEKLRKGLYLADRKVKPGAGGPAGKRASVDEVVIIRHEVDRTRGDRTLLGITLSEGQNREIRRLMARVGLKVRKLKRVGIGPLRLKGLSVGHWRPLTRMEIHKLYRDVGLKATRQDES; encoded by the coding sequence GTGAGTGATGCCAAGCCCACCGATGATCCGCTGCGTGATTCGAGCCACGGCGTGCGCCTGCAGAAGGCGATGTCGCGGGCGGGCGTGGCGTCGCGTCGCGACTGCGAGGCGCTGATTGAGCAGGGGCGGGTGTCGGTCAACGGGGAGGTGGTGCGTGCGCTGCCTGTGTGGGTGGACCCGCAGACCGACCGGATCGTGGTGGACGGCGAGTTGCTGGCGAAGCCGCGTAAGGGTCCGAAGCGTGCCGTCGTCGGGTTTGGTCACACCTACGTGATGCTGCACAAGCCGCGTGGCGTGATCTCGACGACGGACGATCCGCAGGGTCGTCGGCGCGTGACGGACCTGATCGACCCGGGGCTGGCACGGCGTGTCTACCCGGTGGGTCGTCTGGACGCGGACTCGACGGGCCTGATCCTGCTCACGGACGATGGGGAATTAACGAACCGGCTGACGCACCCGAGCTATGGGGTGAGCAAGCGTTACATCGTCTCGGTGCGGGGGCGGCTGGAAGAAGAAGACCTGGAGAAGCTGCGCAAGGGCTTGTACCTGGCGGACCGCAAGGTGAAGCCGGGGGCGGGCGGGCCGGCGGGCAAGCGTGCGTCGGTGGACGAGGTGGTGATCATCCGCCACGAGGTGGACCGGACGCGTGGCGACCGGACTCTGCTGGGGATCACGCTGAGCGAGGGCCAGAACCGGGAGATTCGTCGTCTGATGGCGCGTGTGGGTTTGAAGGTGCGTAAGCTCAAGCGTGTGGGGATTGGTCCGCTGCGGCTCAAGGGGCTGTCGGTGGGCCACTGGCGTCCGCTGACGCGGATGGAGATCCACAAGCTGTACCGCGACGTCGGATTGAAAGCCACGAGGCAGGACGAGTCATGA
- a CDS encoding glycosyltransferase, which produces MTDALTIAIAVLAALPAAMIAVNLIVYTRQPRDAGEINGISVLIPARDEEEAIEEAVRSVLDSERVIPFEVVVMDDHSTDRTAAIVEKIAAEDPRVRLAQAPRLPRDWFGKPHACWCLAREARHDTLVWMDADVRLRPGGLRTLANALHHKEVALVSTVPLQQTRTLAEKLIVPQILYVLLGYLPMARMKQVASPAYGAACGQLMAARRDDYFAIDGHKPVRNLMHESLALARAFRRQGRMTDLIDGTKIATCRMYRTAGEVWHGFAKNAHEGMGAPAAIAPWTLLLLGAQVLPWLLLPLMLLGPISTTPLAITATAVAVVSAVVSTLAIGIAFRQGPGAILLRPLGIAMLLAIQWYALIRHLAGRPITWRGRAYAAANG; this is translated from the coding sequence ATGACTGATGCGCTCACCATCGCGATCGCCGTCCTCGCCGCACTGCCCGCCGCGATGATCGCCGTCAACCTGATCGTCTACACACGCCAGCCCCGCGACGCCGGTGAGATCAACGGCATCTCCGTCCTCATCCCCGCCCGTGACGAGGAAGAGGCCATCGAAGAGGCTGTACGATCGGTGCTCGACAGCGAGCGGGTGATCCCCTTCGAGGTCGTCGTTATGGACGACCACTCCACGGACCGCACCGCCGCCATCGTCGAGAAGATCGCCGCCGAGGACCCCCGCGTAAGGCTCGCCCAGGCCCCACGCCTCCCCCGAGACTGGTTCGGCAAGCCCCACGCCTGCTGGTGCCTGGCCCGCGAAGCCCGGCACGACACGCTTGTCTGGATGGACGCAGACGTCCGGCTGCGACCCGGCGGCCTGCGAACACTCGCCAACGCGCTTCACCACAAAGAAGTCGCACTCGTCTCCACGGTCCCGCTGCAGCAGACGCGGACGCTCGCGGAGAAACTCATCGTCCCCCAGATCCTCTACGTCCTGCTTGGGTACCTGCCCATGGCCCGCATGAAGCAGGTCGCCTCTCCCGCCTACGGCGCCGCCTGCGGGCAGTTGATGGCCGCACGCCGCGACGACTACTTCGCCATTGACGGGCACAAGCCCGTCCGCAATCTCATGCACGAGTCGCTCGCGCTCGCCCGCGCCTTCAGACGACAAGGCCGCATGACCGATCTCATCGACGGCACCAAGATCGCTACCTGTCGCATGTACCGCACCGCCGGCGAGGTCTGGCACGGCTTCGCCAAGAACGCCCACGAGGGCATGGGCGCACCCGCCGCTATCGCACCGTGGACGCTCCTGCTGCTCGGCGCTCAGGTCCTGCCCTGGCTCCTGCTCCCCCTCATGCTCCTCGGCCCGATCTCTACTACTCCACTCGCCATCACCGCCACGGCCGTCGCGGTCGTATCCGCCGTCGTCTCCACGCTCGCAATCGGCATCGCCTTCCGTCAGGGCCCGGGCGCCATCCTCCTCCGCCCCCTCGGCATCGCTATGCTTCTCGCGATCCAGTGGTACGCCCTGATCCGCCACCTCGCTGGACGTCCCATCACTTGGCGCGGCCGTGCCTACGCCGCTGCGAACGGTTGA
- the pdxH gene encoding pyridoxamine 5'-phosphate oxidase codes for MSVEAMRKEYDETALLESQVDADPIKQFEVWFGHACDGSIYEPNAMTLATVGADGTPSARVVLLKGVDEAGFRFYTNLESDKALAIGHQPRVALSFYWDKHHRQVRVRGEASPLPRDVVEQYFHSRPRESQLGALASKQSHVLSGRQELQEAYARAQQQFEGGAVPLPDFWGGYLVRPFEIEFWQGRTSRLHDRLRYRREGDAAWTIERLSP; via the coding sequence ATGAGCGTTGAGGCGATGCGTAAGGAGTATGACGAGACGGCGCTGCTGGAGTCGCAGGTCGACGCGGACCCGATCAAGCAGTTCGAGGTCTGGTTCGGGCACGCGTGCGACGGCTCGATCTACGAGCCGAACGCGATGACGCTGGCCACCGTGGGTGCCGATGGCACGCCGAGCGCACGGGTGGTGCTGCTCAAGGGCGTGGATGAAGCGGGCTTCCGCTTCTACACCAATCTCGAGAGCGACAAGGCGCTGGCGATCGGGCATCAGCCGAGGGTGGCGCTGTCGTTTTACTGGGACAAGCACCACCGGCAGGTGCGTGTGCGTGGCGAGGCGTCGCCTCTGCCCAGGGACGTCGTGGAGCAATATTTTCATAGCAGGCCGCGAGAGAGTCAGCTGGGGGCGTTGGCGTCGAAACAGAGCCACGTGCTCTCGGGCCGGCAGGAGCTTCAGGAGGCTTACGCGCGGGCGCAGCAGCAGTTCGAGGGTGGCGCGGTGCCGCTGCCCGATTTCTGGGGCGGCTACCTGGTGCGTCCGTTCGAGATCGAGTTCTGGCAGGGCCGGACAAGCCGGCTGCACGACAGGCTGCGATACCGGCGTGAGGGTGATGCTGCGTGGACGATCGAACGGCTGTCGCCCTGA
- the lptB gene encoding LPS export ABC transporter ATP-binding protein: protein MSLLEAQGLQKTFGRRKVVSDVSFRVGEGEIVGLLGRNGAGKTTSFRMTMGMIRPDSGKVLFHDKDISQLPMYRRAQLGMGYLAQEPSIFQRLTVEQNLLAILETRPLSRSERRERCEELMEQFGLTKLRGQAARTLSGGERRKLEIARALISDPTLILLDEPFSGVDPKAVEDLQVEVRRLRSQRDISILITDHNVQRTLEIVDRAYVLSDGRLLTEGTPRELINDERVRDSYLGSMFRGDEFDQEPGLDPPAVMPDTRE, encoded by the coding sequence ATGTCGTTGCTCGAAGCACAAGGTCTGCAGAAGACGTTCGGTCGCAGGAAGGTGGTGTCGGACGTCTCGTTCCGCGTGGGCGAGGGCGAGATCGTGGGTCTGCTGGGCCGCAACGGTGCCGGCAAGACGACGAGTTTCCGCATGACCATGGGGATGATACGGCCGGACTCGGGGAAGGTTCTGTTTCACGACAAGGACATCTCTCAGCTGCCGATGTACCGGCGGGCGCAGCTCGGCATGGGTTACCTGGCGCAGGAGCCGAGTATTTTCCAGCGTCTGACGGTGGAGCAGAACCTGCTGGCGATCCTGGAGACGCGTCCGCTGAGCCGGTCGGAGCGGCGTGAGCGTTGTGAGGAGTTGATGGAGCAGTTCGGCCTGACGAAGCTGCGTGGGCAGGCGGCCCGGACGCTGTCGGGCGGTGAGCGTCGGAAGCTGGAGATCGCGCGGGCGCTGATCTCGGACCCGACCCTGATCCTGCTGGACGAGCCGTTCAGCGGCGTGGACCCCAAGGCGGTGGAGGACCTGCAGGTGGAGGTGCGTCGGCTGCGTTCGCAGCGAGACATCTCGATCCTGATCACGGACCACAACGTGCAGCGGACGCTGGAGATCGTCGATCGCGCCTATGTGCTGTCGGACGGTCGGCTGCTGACGGAGGGGACGCCACGCGAGTTGATCAATGACGAGCGGGTTCGTGACAGCTATTTGGGTTCGATGTTCCGGGGCGACGAGTTCGACCAGGAACCGGGGCTGGACCCCCCTGCCGTGATGCCTGATACCCGTGAGTGA
- a CDS encoding ABC transporter permease yields the protein MSGIANWFWRLVPANPLVVRIVGNASKRTPHLWLRCLFLGVLILMLALSLLVAGAFTTTGDAGQLAAAGSQLFATIAYGQLIILGLLAPMFLGSALSTERASQTLDVLLTTPLSNLQIVLGTLFGRLFFLVALLLSSIPLMAVVRLLGGVRGETILLAYTVAALMLYFLGAVAVTLSSWRVGGRNGVLFFVIGVGGYLLLVYGIDLWLLRPLDVNRATILTPLHPMLVLTTSVSPATYQTPTTAELVGYPWIFAWYRAHPLTVFTLITAGLGTLMLLASTITMRSGLTQRARRAEAKRSRASTQVWSNPVAWHECQRVGRGFFAVSARLILPITSVILTVLLLAFHAADTLTPALNNAGIQLASHNVVHRCVALLVILQMTVAILIGIFYASSTIAREREDGTLDLILTTPLGANRYLWGKVRGLLSGLLPMALGAVVTIAIPALYALVGTRLGWSSASFTVYTTVSATASAQREVPLVLPEAPLWLAITYIPVLAAVIAIGLARSITAKNVFAALVPTLLMGLALLAITGFVGMASAASGELFGAILNATNPLTHALMLIDPWTISVAFTDYPTAGRVALAVGSIVAAAIYSVFVYGRISMTIKGFDHAIRKRTHA from the coding sequence GTGAGCGGCATCGCCAACTGGTTCTGGAGGCTGGTGCCCGCCAACCCCCTCGTCGTGCGCATCGTCGGCAACGCCTCGAAGCGCACACCCCACCTCTGGCTCCGCTGCCTGTTCCTCGGCGTGCTCATCCTGATGCTCGCTCTCTCGCTGCTCGTCGCCGGGGCCTTCACCACCACGGGCGACGCCGGCCAACTCGCCGCCGCCGGGTCCCAACTCTTCGCCACCATCGCCTACGGGCAGCTCATCATCCTCGGCCTGCTGGCACCCATGTTCCTCGGCTCGGCCCTCTCCACCGAACGCGCCAGCCAGACCCTCGACGTCCTGCTCACCACCCCCCTGAGCAACCTCCAGATCGTCCTCGGCACCCTCTTCGGTCGCCTCTTCTTCCTCGTCGCGCTCCTGCTCAGCAGCATCCCCCTCATGGCCGTTGTCCGCCTGCTCGGCGGGGTCCGAGGCGAAACCATCCTCCTCGCCTACACCGTCGCGGCGCTCATGCTCTACTTCCTCGGCGCCGTCGCCGTCACCCTCTCCAGCTGGCGCGTCGGCGGACGCAACGGCGTGCTCTTCTTCGTCATCGGCGTCGGCGGCTACCTCCTGCTCGTCTACGGCATCGACCTCTGGCTCCTCCGGCCCCTCGACGTCAACCGCGCCACCATCCTCACACCCCTACACCCGATGCTGGTCCTCACCACCTCGGTCAGCCCCGCCACCTACCAGACGCCCACCACCGCCGAACTCGTCGGATACCCCTGGATCTTCGCCTGGTACCGCGCCCACCCCCTGACCGTCTTCACCCTCATCACCGCCGGTCTCGGCACCCTCATGCTTCTGGCCTCGACCATCACCATGCGCAGCGGGCTTACCCAACGCGCTCGACGCGCCGAGGCCAAGCGATCCCGCGCCTCCACACAGGTCTGGTCCAACCCCGTCGCCTGGCACGAGTGCCAACGCGTCGGACGCGGCTTCTTCGCAGTCAGCGCCAGGCTGATCCTGCCCATCACCTCCGTCATCCTCACCGTCCTGCTCCTAGCGTTCCACGCCGCCGACACCCTCACGCCCGCGCTCAACAACGCCGGCATCCAGCTCGCCTCCCACAACGTCGTCCACCGCTGCGTCGCGCTACTCGTCATCCTCCAGATGACCGTCGCCATCCTCATCGGCATCTTCTACGCCTCCTCCACCATCGCCCGCGAACGCGAAGACGGCACCCTCGACCTCATCCTCACCACGCCGCTCGGCGCCAACCGCTACCTCTGGGGCAAGGTCCGCGGCCTCCTCTCAGGCCTGCTGCCCATGGCACTCGGCGCCGTCGTCACCATCGCCATCCCCGCCCTCTACGCCCTCGTCGGCACGCGCCTGGGGTGGTCCTCCGCCTCCTTCACCGTCTACACCACCGTCTCGGCGACCGCCTCTGCCCAACGCGAGGTCCCCCTCGTCCTGCCCGAGGCACCCCTCTGGCTCGCCATCACCTACATCCCGGTCCTCGCCGCCGTCATCGCCATCGGGCTCGCACGCTCGATCACCGCGAAGAACGTCTTCGCCGCCCTCGTCCCCACGCTCCTGATGGGCTTAGCGCTGCTCGCGATCACCGGGTTCGTCGGCATGGCATCCGCCGCCTCGGGCGAGCTCTTCGGCGCGATCCTCAACGCCACCAACCCCCTCACCCACGCGCTCATGCTCATCGACCCCTGGACCATCTCCGTCGCCTTCACCGACTACCCCACCGCCGGACGCGTTGCCCTCGCCGTCGGCTCCATCGTCGCCGCCGCCATCTACTCGGTGTTTGTCTACGGCCGCATCTCGATGACCATCAAGGGCTTCGACCACGCCATCCGCAAGCGAACCCACGCTTAA